In Arenicella chitinivorans, one genomic interval encodes:
- the metF gene encoding methylenetetrahydrofolate reductase [NAD(P)H] — translation MSKTPELSFEFFPPRTEKGVATLNRVHAELARFEPTFFSVTFGAGGSTQDGTYDAVKHMINAGSDAAPHISCVGASKPVIKSMVEGYLALGVKRLVVLRGDLPSGMVERGDFAYANELVSFIRQEFGDDLHLEVAAYPDFHPESRSPQRDLENFKRKVDAGANSALTQYFYNADSYFAYVDEAQRLGVTVPIIPGIMPITNYATLVRFSDACGAELPRWIRARLEQYQDDEASLKAFGLDVVTHLCFDLLDNGVEGLHFYALNKVEPVKEICTRIGYQLTA, via the coding sequence ATGAGCAAGACCCCTGAACTCAGTTTTGAGTTTTTTCCGCCGCGTACTGAGAAAGGCGTAGCTACGCTGAATCGCGTGCATGCCGAACTGGCCCGCTTTGAACCGACCTTTTTCTCGGTCACCTTTGGTGCTGGCGGCAGCACGCAAGATGGCACCTACGACGCCGTTAAACACATGATCAACGCTGGCTCGGATGCCGCGCCACATATCTCGTGTGTGGGCGCTTCGAAACCGGTGATCAAGAGCATGGTTGAGGGTTATCTGGCGTTGGGTGTAAAACGTCTAGTTGTGTTACGCGGTGATTTGCCATCCGGTATGGTTGAGCGTGGCGACTTCGCCTACGCCAACGAATTGGTCAGTTTCATTCGACAAGAATTCGGTGATGATTTGCACCTGGAAGTGGCGGCGTATCCAGATTTCCATCCGGAATCACGCAGCCCACAACGTGACCTTGAAAACTTCAAACGCAAAGTCGATGCCGGTGCGAACTCCGCGTTGACACAGTATTTCTATAACGCAGACAGCTACTTTGCGTATGTGGACGAAGCGCAGCGTCTAGGCGTTACAGTGCCGATTATTCCGGGCATTATGCCGATTACCAATTACGCGACGCTGGTGCGGTTTTCGGATGCCTGCGGCGCCGAGTTGCCACGCTGGATTCGCGCCCGCCTGGAACAGTATCAAGACGACGAAGCCTCACTCAAAGCCTTTGGCTTGGACGTGGTCACACACCTGTGTTTTGACCTGTTAGACAATGGCGTTGAAGGCCTGCATTTTTATGCGCTCAACAAAGTCGAACCGGTGAAAGAAATCTGCACACGCATTGGCTATCAGCTTACGGCCTAA
- the ahcY gene encoding adenosylhomocysteinase: MSANPSNPEFTDYLIKDINLADFGRKEIAIAETEMPGLISIREEYRAAQPLKGAKITGSLHMTIQTAVLIETLVALGAEVRWASCNIFSTQDHAAAAIAAQNIPVFAVKGETLDEYWDYTHRIMDWPGDTGPNMILDDGGDATMLLILGAKAEKDITVLDKPGSEEEVCLFAAIKKTLAKDNTWYSRRLAGVQGVTEETTTGVARLYKMVKDGVLPFPAINVNDSVTKSKFDNLYGCRESLVDSIKRATDVMIAGKTAVVCGYGDVGKGSAASLRGLGAIVKVTEIDPICALQAAMEGYQVVTLEEAVADADIFVTTTGNYNIIRREHMDAMKDQAIVCNIGHFDNEIDVASLADCQWDNIKDQVDHVIFPDGKRIILLAQGRLVNLGCATGHPSFVMSNSFTNQTLAQIELWSKGDEYQNDVYILPKHLDEKVARLHLEKIGAKLTTLTQDQADYINVAVEGPYKSDHYRY; encoded by the coding sequence ATGAGTGCAAATCCATCGAATCCCGAATTTACTGATTATTTGATCAAAGACATCAACCTGGCTGACTTTGGCCGCAAGGAAATTGCGATTGCTGAAACTGAGATGCCGGGTCTGATTTCGATTCGCGAAGAGTACCGTGCAGCGCAACCTCTGAAGGGTGCCAAGATAACGGGCTCGCTGCATATGACCATTCAAACTGCCGTGTTGATTGAGACGTTGGTGGCCTTGGGCGCCGAAGTACGTTGGGCCTCCTGCAATATCTTCTCGACACAGGATCACGCGGCAGCAGCCATCGCGGCGCAGAACATTCCAGTGTTCGCGGTCAAAGGCGAAACTCTGGATGAGTATTGGGACTACACACACCGTATTATGGATTGGCCGGGCGACACGGGTCCGAACATGATTCTGGACGACGGTGGTGATGCCACCATGTTGTTGATCCTGGGCGCCAAAGCAGAAAAAGACATTACCGTGTTAGACAAACCAGGCAGCGAAGAAGAAGTCTGCTTGTTTGCCGCCATCAAGAAAACTCTGGCGAAAGACAACACGTGGTATTCACGTCGTTTGGCGGGCGTTCAAGGTGTGACCGAAGAGACCACCACTGGTGTGGCGCGTTTGTACAAAATGGTAAAAGACGGCGTGTTGCCATTCCCAGCCATCAACGTCAACGATTCTGTCACCAAATCCAAATTTGATAACCTGTATGGCTGCCGTGAGTCCTTGGTTGACTCCATCAAGCGTGCGACCGACGTGATGATTGCCGGTAAGACCGCCGTGGTGTGTGGTTATGGTGACGTGGGCAAAGGTTCAGCCGCATCGCTGCGTGGCTTAGGAGCCATTGTGAAAGTCACCGAGATCGATCCAATCTGCGCGCTGCAAGCGGCAATGGAAGGGTATCAGGTTGTGACGCTGGAAGAAGCCGTCGCTGATGCAGACATTTTTGTAACTACCACTGGTAACTACAACATTATCCGTCGTGAGCACATGGACGCCATGAAAGATCAGGCGATTGTCTGCAACATTGGTCACTTCGATAACGAAATCGACGTCGCCAGCCTGGCCGATTGCCAATGGGACAACATCAAAGATCAAGTGGATCACGTAATCTTCCCAGACGGTAAGCGCATCATTTTGCTGGCTCAAGGTCGTTTGGTGAATCTGGGTTGTGCTACTGGCCACCCGAGTTTTGTAATGTCCAACTCGTTCACCAACCAGACCTTGGCGCAAATCGAGTTGTGGAGCAAAGGCGATGAATACCAAAACGATGTGTACATTCTGCCGAAACATCTGGACGAGAAAGTAGCACGCTTACACCTTGAAAAAATTGGTGCCAAGTTGACCACGCTGACTCAGGATCAGGCCGACTACATTAACGTGGCGGTTGAAGGTCCATATAAGTCCGATCATTATCGCTACTAA